GCTGAGGCGAATATCTGCAGGACTGATAATGTTTCATGCAGAACGACCCATCCCGTAATAACCGCAACAACGGGCACCAGATTAATAAAAACCGAAGCCCCTGAGGCAGTCATGCGGCTCATACCTAAATTATAGAGTCCAAAGGCTCCCAGGCTGACCGGAGCTCCCAGATAGAGAAGGAGGAGCAGAGTCTGGCCACTGATGACCCAGCCCTGTTCCATCAGCTTGAACAATCCAGGCAGAAAAAAGAGGACTCCCGCAAAACACTGCATCATGGTCATGGTCCATGTATTGTATCGAGAAGAAAGCTTTTTGATGATCAGCATATTGGCCGCTGCACATATCATAGCACCGACTTCCATGGTATTCCCCAGCATCATGCGGCTTCCCCCTTCAACATCCCCGTTCAGAAGGGTCAATACAACAACGCCGCTGATAGAAAGGAACAATCCGGCAATTCCCTTTAAATGAAGCTTCTCACTCAAAAACAACCAGGCTCCCAGAGATACAAAGAGGGGGACAAAAGAGGAGATGACACCAGCCTGGGAGGAGCTTGTAAGACGGAGAGCGTTGGATTCGAGTAGAAAATAAAGACAGGGTTGAAACAAAACCATTGGAATGAGAATTTTATAGTCTTTCTTCCAGCCTTCCGGCGGTCTCAGCCTGGATATAAAGGGAAGAATTGTAACAGAGGCAAAAACCATCCTGAGCCACATGACTGACATTGGATCCAATTCCTGCAAAACCGTCCGCATCGCACTGAAGGATCCTCCCCAGAGAATGACGGCCACTGTTAAAGCCATCAAGGCAGCCCGGCTATTTTTTTGTACCATCATTTCCCACTCCTGTTATCTCGTTTGTATCTTATATCAGGAAATCGAAAATTGGTATTGTATAAAATTGCAGATTAAAGGGACTGGATATGTACCGGATTGAACACCCTTTACCTGAAGGAATTTTCTTATATAATGTTTTCATGTCTCAACTATTCCTTGACCGTATAATTATTGTACTCTGCCGCCCCGAAGGGAGTCTGAATATTGGCGCCGTCTGCCGCAGCATGGAAAACATGGGTATAAGCAGGCTGTCTCTGATAGGAGACCTGTCAGGAATCGATCATGATCAGGTCAAGATGATGGCTCTCCACTCTCTATCCATCTATGAACAGGCCAAACGATTTGCAACCCTTGAGGAAGCATTGA
This Oceanispirochaeta sp. DNA region includes the following protein-coding sequences:
- a CDS encoding DMT family transporter codes for the protein MMVQKNSRAALMALTVAVILWGGSFSAMRTVLQELDPMSVMWLRMVFASVTILPFISRLRPPEGWKKDYKILIPMVLFQPCLYFLLESNALRLTSSSQAGVISSFVPLFVSLGAWLFLSEKLHLKGIAGLFLSISGVVVLTLLNGDVEGGSRMMLGNTMEVGAMICAAANMLIIKKLSSRYNTWTMTMMQCFAGVLFFLPGLFKLMEQGWVISGQTLLLLLYLGAPVSLGAFGLYNLGMSRMTASGASVFINLVPVVAVITGWVVLHETLSVLQIFASAAVLTGVLISQDKRSSRMSERKAGSSAGSKIRPLWSSRN